From the genome of Thermovenabulum gondwanense:
GAATCAATAGAATTAAATATTGCCATCGGGGCTATGCAGGTAAAAGGAAAATTTTTAAGAAACTTTTTCGGGACAAAGCTTTTGGATGAAAAAAGCGTAAGGGAAAATGCGTTGATGTATATAAAGGAACTCGATATAAGGTGTACCGGGCCTGACCAGATTACCCGGCGGTTAAGCGGTGGAAATCAACAGAAGGTATGTATTGCAAAAGCTTTGGCCTTAGAACCGGAAATATTGTTTGTTTCGGAACCGACAAGAGGAATAGATGTAGGAGCTAAAAAGCTCGTACTGGACCTTTTGGTTAAATTAAACGAAGAAAAAGGAATGACGATTATAATGACCTCCAGCGAGTTGGGGGAGCTTCGCTCTATTTGCGACCGCATAGCCATTGTCTATGAGGGCAAAATTGAAGGCATTTTAAGTCCTTACGATTCGGATACGGATTTTGGTTTAATGATGGCAGGAGAATACAGTTCCCATTCAAAGGAGGCAACGAGATGAAGGGATTGTGGAAAAAACTCATTGATAGATACGGTTATCCAAAGGTATTCATTTCAATTCTTCTTTTTGTACTATTAATAATTGCAATTATTCAAAAGCAAAATATTTATGGGTTATTAAGGGATTCTTTGGTTAGAATCGGAATGAACAGCGTGCTGGTACTGGCAATGGTACCAAGCATAGTTTCGGGCACCGGTCTGAACTTTGCCCTATCCATAGGTATAGTTTGCGGAATATTAGCGGGCTGTATTACCATTGAAATGAATATAATCGGATTGAAGGGATTTCTGACCGCGGTGATGCTCTCCATACCGTTATCGGTAATAGCCGGGTATTTGTATGCAATGCTTTTAAACCGGGTAAAGGGCGATGAAATGACCGTAGGAACTTATATGGGATTTTCAGTAGTTTCGGTTATGTGTATCGCCTGGCTATTATTACCTTTCAAAAATCCCGAAATGGTATGGGCAATAGGCGGAAAAGGTTTGAGGACCACCATTACCCTTGCGGGAAAATACGACAAAGTACTGGACCGGCTAATAAAAATTCCGGGTCTTGACCTCCCGCTGGGGACCCTATTGTTTTTCGCATTTTGCTGTTTATTGATGTGGCTATTTTTAAAATCGAAGACGGGTATAGCCATGATGGCTGCCGGGAGCAATCCTATTTTTGCAAAAGCTTCGGGAATAGATGTTGACAAGCAGAGAACAATTGGCACGATACTTTCCATGGTCCTCGGCGGCATAGGTATCCTGGTATATGCTCAAAGCTATGGGTTTTTCCAGCTATATACGGGTCCTTTAATGATGCCATTTGCTGCAATATCCGCAATACTTATCGGCGGTGCTACTGCAAGAAAAGCCAATATTTCCAACGTAATTTCCGGGGTTATCCTTTTTCAGGCCTTATTGACAATTGC
Proteins encoded in this window:
- a CDS encoding ABC transporter permease subunit — protein: MKGLWKKLIDRYGYPKVFISILLFVLLIIAIIQKQNIYGLLRDSLVRIGMNSVLVLAMVPSIVSGTGLNFALSIGIVCGILAGCITIEMNIIGLKGFLTAVMLSIPLSVIAGYLYAMLLNRVKGDEMTVGTYMGFSVVSVMCIAWLLLPFKNPEMVWAIGGKGLRTTITLAGKYDKVLDRLIKIPGLDLPLGTLLFFAFCCLLMWLFLKSKTGIAMMAAGSNPIFAKASGIDVDKQRTIGTILSMVLGGIGILVYAQSYGFFQLYTGPLMMPFAAISAILIGGATARKANISNVISGVILFQALLTIALPVINKMMPEGNLSEVVRIIVSNGVILYALTKVGGND